The following is a genomic window from Oscillospiraceae bacterium.
TATCTGGAAAGCAAATAATTAAAACATGGAAAAGTCCCTCAGGAGATCGTTTTCTGAGGGACTTTTTTTATATTGCGTCGCAGGAAAACAAATTAGAAAAATATGTGTAATCTTATTTGACAGATGGACGGTTTTGTGTTATGATATATATGAGGATTTTCAGGAATTTTTTGTGAATAGACAGAGAGGAAGGAAACGGTATGGCAAAAATCGTGGCGAAAAAATCATTGGGACAGAACTTTTTGCAGGATGATTCCGTGATTGATAATATTGTAACCCAATCGGGTGTGAACAAAGATACCGACGTGTTGGAAATCGGGCCCGGTCTGGGTGCTGTGACAGATTTGTTGGTAGAACGGGCAAGAAATGTGGTTGCAGTGGAAATTGATGACCGTTTGTACCACAATCTGGTGAAAAAACACGGTAACCGTGATAATTTCACCATCATCAATGCAGATATTTTAGAAACCGACCTTTCCAAAATCGTTACCGACAATATGATTGTGGTGGCAAATCTACCTTATTATATTACCACTCCTATTATCACCAAATTGGTAGAAAACCCTTGCGGATTAAAAAGCCTGACCGTGATGGTGCAATTGGAAGTGGCAAAAAGAATCTGTGCCGACCACACCCAAAAGGATTACGGTGCCATTTCGGTGTTTTGTAATTACCATTGTGATACCGAACTTCTCTTTACCGTGCCGCCTG
Proteins encoded in this region:
- the rsmA gene encoding ribosomal RNA small subunit methyltransferase A → MAKIVAKKSLGQNFLQDDSVIDNIVTQSGVNKDTDVLEIGPGLGAVTDLLVERARNVVAVEIDDRLYHNLVKKHGNRDNFTIINADILETDLSKIVTDNMIVVANLPYYITTPIITKLVENPCGLKSLTVMVQLEVAKRICADHTQKDYGAISVFCNYHCDTELLFTVPPEAFDPIPKVTSAVMKLSFRHEKAVSPKNEKHFFSVVKSAFSNRRKTLSNCLMQSFSLSREEAVGFITACGLSETIRGEKLSLVDFCKLSDLMCQQGK